The Gossypium hirsutum isolate 1008001.06 chromosome A13, Gossypium_hirsutum_v2.1, whole genome shotgun sequence nucleotide sequence ctCCACAACCGTGTGATAAGGCTGTGGGTGAAACTGCCAAACCAACACgggtgtgcgacacgcccgtgttttgaaATCGTAGGCGAACCTGTAATTTAGCACGGACGTTCGACATGCCCATGCCCAGCCCCCGTGGTCGACAATGTCAAACTAACACGGGTGTGGGCTaccatacacgggcgtgggagaagcgaacgaagcaagacacgactatgtgacacggctgtgtgcacccacacgcctaAAGAACACGGGTGGGGCGAATGTCAGACgcgcctaaatttaaaaatcacaaaacataaGGGAAAAAAttagggcacgcccgtgtgccccaaaatctatataaacccctcactattcatcatctccctccccaaaaatccctagCCCTAGCCGCTACAACTCTACACGCCCTACCTGCCACGCCTGTGCGCCGCCTACAACACTGTTTCTGACGACCCAAGCTTCTCCCTTTtgtgtttgtttactcttttctctctattttctttaaatattttgccTATTTCCTGTTTTCTCTGATCCATTTGACTATTTTAAGTGAATATTCATAGTAGAATAATAGAAATACTCATGCTTATTATTAAAgaatttttccatttttcataTTACATTCATCCATCTTTCTCGTTTCTATGGATtttatgcttacccacatgcaCTTATGCATTAGATATTCCCGTAGCATTATTCTCATAGTCCTattttaataagttaatatattttctttagttgttttagttttgttTACTTCATCTTGTACGTGAGTCTCGTGAAATATTCCTATTCTGTTTTGTTTTTCCATGCTATTCTTGGGACATATTGGTTGAACTTTGACTTTTCAATACAGATATACAATGTCATCAtcacgtggtaagaagaccgCTATCCCCgtctcgaagaagaggaaagaagCAGCATCATTCTCGGGTCCTACTGTTGAGATCCGTCACTCTTTCCTCAAGTTCCCCTTGGGACCccaggaggagctatttcagaaattacgggcccgacccctaggtgtgggccactGCATTGACTAGGCCGTACTTGAACAGATTCAATTGGCTGACGCGGTCCGAGCCCTCCTAACGACTAACCTGTgagggctcttctttgagatcgtcAAGCTGACGTATCTTAAGTTCACATTGGAACTCTATTCgatgttccatcttcagaccgtcatGACCAACTTCAACGATCCTGAAATGGTCCAGTTTcgccttggtggtctagtgcgCCAATTGAGCGTACCCGAGTTCGGGATTGCACTAGGGttgtacacggaggagttcatagacgacaatgaactcgacaccctccaccgccacatccactactctccctcaaaGTGCTAGAGGGACCTCGTCCCTACCTCAGCCACCTacgatcctagccgctccaaggcatcggctctccctccatccttgAGGTACCTACATGCCCTCTTGGCTCACACTTTGACGGGACGACGAGAGAGCACTAACGTCGTCaccacccacgacgcctacttcTTATGGAGCATGGCAAACGGACACGTCTTCAACCTCGCCTACTTCATCGCCTTCGCCATCCGCCATTAGATGGAGCGAAATCGGAGGCAGGTCATCTCTATCGGGCCTTATGTGACTCGATTGgcacgacacttcgggctcctcaacacagtggcacaatcatcctcccttacTCTCTTCgtccagatgtccccacaggacatctcgagcatgctaaacatgaggatgatcaagaaatgacgtggcacctaccctcctcagtactgCCTCATCCAGTCCACCGAAGAGGAGGACCCaaaggacattcctgatgatgtccctcacGTCATGAGGACCCGCCGTCTCAGCCACTGcccatccatcgtccagttcatgcggcagcttcataCTCTAACATCTCTCAGCGCCTTACATGATTTGAGCAGCAATGTTTTgagcgctttgatcacattgatgcgacTCTACattagatttgtcagcacttccacatctcatcgccaccaccaccttgCGAACCATCTGGCGATGATGAtgtttaaaaagtttttatttagtatttttattttcacttttatctttatttatcttatttaagtactatttatttcattttcctttattattattttaattttagtttttataatttttattgaataatttatagtttcggctatttcattacgagtaattttgcttccttatatttcctaaaaagttcctgattctatcatagttataaagagctccaaagctcatcatcgcataagaactaaaaactccactggcaaaggttctccacaactgccatgtcctgctcgaccacgaccatagctaccactagatataatattcttttggcgcaggacttatggactaatgaacctctaccaccaccggagtatcctcctccactctcatcatttgccttagccgattattctccataactccaaattaaggagttcattcatcattcaagaagttttacttctctccctatcttatgattatttatctatatttttcaatatatctatctttgtacattaagggcaatgtacatctaaagtgtggggggcctttcatatcatcattagaaatcgcTGAactttgtcttattctcacgtgaatcactcatatcactattaaaatgaattttaattaatttatgatttttattgatatgtcttgaattaaaacataggcatctatgcattgattgtttaaactttaagacattagggaatcaagcatgataagttgatttttgaaggattataaacttttaggttgtttccctaagtttaggtattattttgagttgaaattgacaagtttaaacatcaaaaagccataatttttgtgagatcttgagcctttagagcatattttatttttttcatgctcacttttattatgagtgtgtcagtattggtttgttattctagaacttgcttgattatgcatgtcaagactacACCATTTGATTctatatgtcaagatgataaaggcacttaggtttaacccactcactctacaaaagcctaccttcataattaacccttagtgaacccctctaagcctaacaaaccattaattgatttaccctcaatattaacccataacccattattgttgaaatcccctaatttgatccctatttttgtcgagatttgatttgaactaattgcttaactatgttttgttcttctatgtatttgacttgttcttaaaaaaaataaaaaatacttcaaCACATATTAATAGTAATTTGTCGTTTTtaagcttgagtgttaattccatattttgagaagaagctcacttgtattcaactgataactagttatttttctagctaggtaatttttcaatttaatctcgattctaaacTTTtccttcagcttgtgaccacaccccctaaccaaagtcacgttacaaccctctaaagacctttttggttgatgtatcagctcaatatatagtggtggagatttgattttcaagcaagcctatggtaataacttttcatattgactaatgagtgctttaattgatgtccttaaacaccatgagtgatttgagtgaatctttagtgaggatgttaaactctgtgatattttgatcaaaggtaatcacttaaataaggggagacacctatgttttcatgataaaatactcaacttggaatgtttgaaactttgatgtacttttagttaaattttcaatgtatgaatacttgtggattattttgagatattattgataggattATAAATCgagaataatttattttggttataagttgagaattttgcttgaggacaagcaaacgcttaagtgtgggggtatttgctAAACCATAATTTGTACATGTtcttatcccatgcttagcacatttatggatggtttctccttagatttggtgaattcgatgctcctaattctttaatttcatgttttatacttaggtgagcataggagagtaaaaagagtgagaaacgggccgaaaacagagaaaatggacccacatgagaaatcaacactgcctggacttcctcacacgggcgtgtcccacggCCGTGTCCTTTTGGCAGGATCAAAGCacaacttacacgggtagactacacgcatgtgcctattcaacagccttgatcacgggctggagtaatcgcacacgggcgtgtcacacggccgtctccctaccgagcccaagtataaccctattcgaaaaaggccaattttgagggctcttaggcattctgaagcctatttaaacacctgaggaggcacttaggaaggggacacggagtaggaagcaaggaattactcaagaaaagtcgattgatccatctcagaagccggattcatcatcaagactgaagatctcccttcaagttccttcaggagttttgggttttcttacgttttgttatctttatgcttttgatatgttttctttcataagtatgaactaaaccccctaaatacctaaggggaatgaaacctaagacggatcttgttattattatctgaattgtatgataaatatttgacttgttcttaattatatgttcttaattcttgttttaatattccaggatattgattcgagttaatgctcttattcaaaggaggaataaaccttgtctaagagtaaatttttcataattaagtggagttgattgcatgcctagagatagggtgataagattttgcctgatttgggtgaaacctaataaggggatccatagatcgagttaatgcaatattcgggcgttaattagaaagagatttcaattaatcaacctagggttagacgttattagtctcgagagagataataatataacttagggatttctacggatcaagtcaaatgaataaattgtctgattcagagtcaaataacaagtgaagtctagttggatttttccttaggtattgtcttaatcaatcgaattttctaaaaagtattttccaaaattttctttctatgcattcttagtttagtaattaatttagataaccaaatcccttaatttttaggctagacaataaaaagaaagtaattactagtactcttggttcttttgggttcgacaatccggtcttgctaaagctatactactatttgataggtgcacttgccttcatcatgataatagttagtttcaagaatgattaattataaatatttaaaacctatcgcgaatatcacgtattaGGCTCCTAACCAAAagtcaattgtaatggggagtacttattataacttgttgaCCTTAAGCGCACAAGTGCTGTtgcatgcaaaatagcatatccccAAGCTGTAACAGGGAGTTTTGGTCTCATAAGCAATGGCtgagctattagttggaggcgttTGATAAACGATTCAGCTAAAccattttgtgtatgaacatgagctataggatgttcaacttttatctcaATTGACATAGAATAATCATTAAaagcttgggatgtaaactcaccagcattatcaagacgaatagttttgattgcataatctggaaattatgctcttaatcgaattatttgagcaagtagtctCGCAAAAGCCAGGTTGCGAGTCGATAATAAGCACACATGTGACCACCTACTAGATGCATCtattaataccataaaatatcttaatggtccacatggtggatgaatgggcccacatatatcaccttgaatacGTTCCAGAAATGCGGGAGATTCAATCCCAACTTTAGCTGGTGAtggtctaataataaattttcctTGAGAACAAGTGACGCAAGATAAATCCTTGAATtcaagaatcttttggttctttaatgggtGTCCAATTTAATTCTCGATGATTCTTCGCATCATAATAGATCCTGGTTGGCCTAATCggtcatgccaaatagtaaaagtatgtggttctacaaacttctagtttgtagtaacatgtgactcaattgtactaatatgtgtataatataaacctGATGAAAAAGCAAGTAGCCTTTCCAAAATATATTTCTTTCCACATccaacatttgtaatatatagatattcaacatttttctcattcatagtctcaatatgatatccattaagatgaatatctttaaaacttaataaatttctttgagactcAATGGAATATTAAGCATCatcaatgataaattttgtacctttaggtaataatataatagctcttccaaagccttcaataagttttgaactacccGATATTCTATTAACATGGGCATTACTCattgtcaaatgagaaaaatattttttatctttgagtaTCGTATGTGTTGTAGCACTATTTGCAAGACACATGTCTCCATTGATTTTGGGTCCATcgaaattttgttgaatattcatattcttcataaaaacaaacaaaatataatatgagaaacattgcaaatatttattaaatatataaattattctttatgcaagaaaataaaatatacttaaaacaatataaaaatgtcaaaataacatcaatttttctgatgattctcaaagaaatctgccacatctaggtgagttatattattaaggtcattaaatttATCACCTTCGTAGGCATGATCAGTTTTAGTATTATAGTGAATATTTTCATCTTTtgcctccatttcatcattttgggatATGAAATTTGTCTCCATATGCTTTCCCTTCCTTTTAATAgatgcttgataaagtttcactaaatgCTTAGACATACGACAGGTACGTGACCAATGCCCCTTCATACCACATCGGTAGCATATATTCTCAATAATCTTTGATGGATTATTTTGACCACTTCTTTCTTgtctttcatttttattctttttctggtGGTTAGAAGTATCATTGTTATGACCACCATGATAACGATTACTAATACGTCCTCGACCACGTCCCCCACTATGTCCATGCCCATGGCCGCGActtctatattttctatttttataattattgcgTACTGatacattcacttcagggaatggtgCAGAACCAGTGTGACGAATTCcatgatttttcatcaacaacttattattttgttcagccaccaaaaggcatgaaatcaattcagaataccttttaaaacctttttcacgGTATTACTGCTGCAAGAGCACATTAGTAGCATGAAAGGTTGAAAATATTTTCGCTAACAAGTCCTCATCAGTTATGTTTTCTCCACATAATTTTagttgagaactaattttgaaaagttctaaATTGTATTCACTTACAGTCTTAAAATCTTGCAACCATAAGTGCATCCGATCATAATGAGCTTTAGGGAGTATCACAGTTTTGTAATGGTCAAAtcgttctttcaaatttttccacaaCTCAAGAGGGTCTTTCAAAGTGAGATATTCCACTTTTAATCCTTCATGCAGATGATGACGGATGAAAATCATTGCTTGTGCCTTGTCTTGATTAGATGCTtcttcatctactaatataatatTTCCTAGACCTTTAGCATCTAGGTGAATTTCAGCATTTAACACCCATGACAAATAATTCCTGCTTGAGATGTCTAAGGCTGCAAATTCAAGTTTggcaagatttgacattataatcacttgaatcaaaataaaaaaaatattagtaaaataataaaaattctcaatcgtaaaataattcaattatatataccaaatttgctaaataataatatgtatgtcaaatattggcataaagaggaataatcataataataacttaacacaaattaaattaattaaaaattcttttaataaaaaaacatgtgtatataattatcattattagattttaattgtaaaaataaatgcGCAAATGTTACCCAACACAAATATTTCATctagaaaataaactaaaagaattattaaaatacGTATACGTATATAGTTTAACGGGAGTTATACTGGCAAATTATATAAAGTTGAAATGATGTGAACTTCACTATGAACTCATAGAAgctcgtgctgataacgtgttatagaaaaattaataaaacaataaataaagtgGATGAAAATACGGGATAATTTTTCATTGTCTTATTTCCACTTACAAGGTGCTATTTATAAGCTCctttacatttaattaataaatgtatttaatgaACTAAGTTTTCTTAATTACTCCATTTAATGATCTCTTGATTAAAAATGAAGTAAAGAGTtttatctcttttcttttatatGCTTAAGGGGGTTATAGACATCCATTTAATGTACAACAAAAGCCATATACTAAACTTGCatcaaactattttttttattaaaaacataagttactattcatatggtcaatttTCTAAAGCTTTAGCCGAATATTAAACATACTAAATACTTATGCTTTATTTAATGTCTACTTCCATTATACTCTATTACTATACACGCATATAACCATATAACCAAACCAATATGTTTATCATAATTTGCATTTCACATCATATACATCacagatatgtatatatataaacattgcAAACACTTGTCTAATATCTTAAAGTATTAAAGTCATACACAAGACCATTTCATTACATACAAATTCGgttatgcacatatatatatagccaaaatttatattcaaatcatattgttccatttattcaacttaaaCACTTGCATTTCCAACCTAAATGACCATTCCataattgataattcattttgcaAGTTTACCTCCTCAGTTAATCACATATTTATGACAAATTAATAAACAATTTCCACATTTCACATAATAACCCATTGTCAATTTCAATTGCCGAATACATCCATCCATGATATCAAGCATATCTCACGCATATCATATATCATTAAAATGCGCATTACCTTTGAATATGATCAAGCTACAACCATTCATTAAGCATATTAATCAACCATATATCCAACCACAATTTCACCTATATGCCATAAATTAAAAAAGCACATTAACAAAGTtcacatatatttatctatgtataAACTATAGCCGAATCACCAAACCACTATCAAACATAactataattttatcaaatattgAAACCGAAcgtaacaaaataaacaagccatttttgcatggcttatatatatacacatactgaAATCCAACATATccaaatataatctagcctatacatgccataggtttgaCATCCAGCTTATAAAGTACTGAAAacaatcgatagtgtgatagactttgctgacgatccccgagctcgtaactagtctccaaaatctataaaacaaaggcaaacatacacacacagtaagctatcatagcttagtaagtcataagaaaataaataacttaaggtcaatatcaacttaatttaaccaaaccaatttataataacataatcacatttaatctcaAGCTTAAAGTTTCATATACAACATATAATTTCATAGATGAACTttatcttggccgaatatacatatatctattatcTAAGTATCATACACTTTCAAAGCcatattatcaatatatataaccgaatatttatacacttatatgcatatactcatgtatcaaactttaatatcacatacttatacataacatgtggccaaatatacttcacaattACACATATATTTACATTAGCATCATGTATAATTtacatcacatatcaaataaccaacttaccttattttcaaataagtaatcaactatcacatacttgatcactttagctcgatttacacattcgatcacaacttatcattgcccgttgaaccattcagaattgagtAGGATACtaggataatcacacatatcgtacaatgccaatgtcccagacgtggtcgtACATgcagtcacatatcgatgccactgtcccagacagggtcttacatgaatcaaatacgatgccgatgtcctagacatggtcttacacgtaatcacatatatcgatgccaacttCCCatcgtggtcttacacgagaacacatatcggaaatcctatgtcatgacatatgtatcctagttattcctaaggtttgtatgGGGCTgtcagacgtcgtaactcggtcgaatcaaACTCGTACACATAGCTTTTAAACTTATACATGTTCAACTTCCACATATATACTATCACATTATTCATATCAGCATATAAAGTTcgtatttaatgaaataaataacatctattttcttataaacttacctcggacaacgataatcggaacgggacgactaatcaacaactttggttttcccccgatccaaatttgatttctttggttcttgatctaaacatattcaaattaaaatcattcaaacataatttcattcaatttagtccaaaaacacataaatgggaaaattaccattttacctctgacattttacatttttttaatttagtccaaattccacaaaacacaaaacatgcaaaatttgcacacaccatgcttaggccgaatgttacccatattcatacaagtccatacatttcatttatttcacgttttagtccctcaatttattatttttgcaatttagccctaattactcaaaatcatcaaaaattccaatacaaaacatattaatccaaaacatatctttcataattcatcaactaacatcacaaagctcaattattcatcaatggcataactcaaaatattcatcaaaccAGAAATTCGAGCAtaggctttgtacattacactgcaacgatctcaaaaacataaaaattatcaaaaaccgaacaaaaactaaccttgaatcaagcttccaAAGTGTCGAATACCCTAAagcttatttcttttaattttttctcaAGTTTCGGTCATGTAATAAAAATGAATGCATGATAtcttttattatatgttttattataataatatatttaacattttacatatttaacctttatattttaataactaaaaaatattcattaaggCCACAACCGTCCATATCATGTTCTCATGGACAAATTGCATTATAAACTCTTCAAGTTATAAAGACAACCACAATTCGGCCATTACaaattaaaccatcaaattttcattttacgtgattaagccattttttattaaattagacactcaaaggataaaattttcgaatgaaattttcacacacacaaatacacacataataaacatagaaaataatttttaaatatttttctaactcagatttgtggtcccgaaaccaccgttctgaatagggtctaaattgggctgttacatcatCTGTCAAATATTAACGTACCATTTAGTTACTCAGCACATAAGTATATTAAAATCAATCAATCATTTCACACCAACTAATATTTCAACTCATATGTAACCTTAATGTATTCAATTAccaaataaaattacatatatatCTAATTTTTCATCTCACTATTTATTCGACTAGTTAATTAACCTATCATTATAACATTTGTTTACCTAACAACAACAAAAGCATATCatagatatgtatataatattctACCTagcatatgtaacaccccacacccgtgccctatGCCGGGTcgaaatatgaggcattacctaatttaaacttatgcatatagacattttcataacaccaaaacatggtcaaattaaaaatttttcaattgtatttataaactccttaataagagcctactaagcccaaaacatccattggaacccattcGGAAACAATCCGAGTCCTTTAAAGAACTctaaaaataactcttaacacaggggcacacgcccgtgtagaagggGCAACATGTCCGTCTGACATTTCAACTTGGTCGTGctattggcccgtgtggctcacatgaccTAAGCAATACAGTGACACACTCGTATCctatacccgtgtggaattaattctaaatgcacacctacaggggttttcacacggccatgacacgcccgtgtcctagtgCATGTacaaaaacttggacattttgtttctgacgtcagcaatccttaag carries:
- the LOC107902509 gene encoding uncharacterized protein, yielding MCKRFEDGLDEDIKLLVRILEIKEFMVLVKRACKAEELEKEKRNADFEARDSRKRSSTLDISSRNYLSWVLNAEIHLDAKGLGNIILVDEEASNQDKAQAMIFIRHHLHEGLKVEYLTLKDPLELWKNLKERFDHYKTVILPKAHYDRMHLWLQDFKTVSEYNLELFKISSQLKLCGENITDEDLLAKIFSTFHATNVLLQQ